Proteins encoded together in one Acanthopagrus latus isolate v.2019 chromosome 19, fAcaLat1.1, whole genome shotgun sequence window:
- the ralaa gene encoding ras-related protein Ral-A: MAAAKPKGQNSLALHKVIMVGSGGVGKSALTLQFMYDEFVEDYEPTKADSYRKKVVLDGEEVQIDILDTAGQEDYAAIRDNYFRSGEGFLCVFSITELESFAATVDFREQILRVKEDENVPFLLVGNKSDLDDRRQVSADEAKARAEQWGVCYVETSAKTRANVDKVFFDLMREIRARKMEDSKEKNGKKKSKSLAKRIRERCCIL; encoded by the exons ATGGCAGCTGCTAAGCCAAAAGGGCAGAACTCTCTAGCCCTTCACAAAGTGATCATGGTGGGCAGCGGAGGCGTGGGGAAGTCGGCCCTCACTCTCCAGTTCATGTATGATGAG TTCGTTGAAGACTACGAGCCTACCAAAGCAGACAGTTACAGGAAGAAAGTGGTGCTGGACGGAGAGGAGGTACAGATCGACATCCTCGACACAGCCGGACAGGAGGACTACGCAGCCATACGGGATAACTACTTCCGCAGCGGCGAGGGTTTCCTCTGCGTGTTTTCCATCACAGAACTGGAATCATTTGCAGCAACAGTAGACTTCAG AGAGCAGATCCTGCGAGTGAAGGAGGACGAGAACGTGCCCTTCCTGTTGGTCGGTAACAAATCAGACTTGGACGACCGACGGCAGGTCAGCGCGGACGAGGCGAAGGCTCGTGCCGAACAGTGGGGCGTGTGCTACGTGGAGACTTCTGCCAAAACCCGTGCCAATGTCGACAAG gtGTTCTTTGACCTGATGAGAGAGATCCGGGCGAGGAAAATGGAGGACAGCAAAGAGAAGAACgggaagaagaaaagtaaaagtttgGCCAAGAGAATTAGAGAGAGATGCTGTATTTTATAG